The Saccharomyces cerevisiae S288C chromosome VII, complete sequence genome includes a region encoding these proteins:
- the PRP38 gene encoding U4/U6-U5 snRNP complex subunit PRP38 (Unique component of the U4/U6.U5 tri-snRNP particle; tri-snRNP is required for conformational changes which result in the catalytic activation of the spliceosome; dispensable for spliceosome assembly), with protein sequence MAVNEFQVESNISPKQLNNQSVSLVIPRLTRDKIHNSMYYKVNLSNESLRGNTMVELLKVMIGAFGTIKGQNGHLHMMVLGGIEFKCILMKLIEIRPNFQQLNFLLNVKNENGFDSKYIIALLLVYARLQYYYLNGNNKNDDDENDLIKLFKVQLYKYSQHYFKLKSFPLQVDCFAHSYNEELCIIHIDELVDWLATQDHIWGIPLGKCQWNKIYNSDEESSSSESESNGDSEDDNDTSSES encoded by the coding sequence ATGGCTGTCAATGAATTTCAAGTGGAGTCTAACATCTCTCCAAAACAACTGAATAACCAGTCAGTGTCACTTGTTATTCCTCGGTTGACAAGAGATAAAATTCATAATTCAATGTACTATAAAGTAAATCTAAGCAACGAATCTTTGAGAGGCAATACAATGGTagagcttttgaaagttatGATTGGCGCATTTGGTACCATAAAAGGTCAAAATGGTCATTTACACATGATGGTTCTCGGTGGCATTGAGTTTAAATGCATCTTAATGAAGTTAATCGAAATCAGACCGAATTTCCAGCAGTTGAACTTCTTATTGAATGTAAAAAATGAGAACGGTTTTGACTCGAAATATATTATTGCTTTGCTTCTGGTTTATGCGCGGTTAcagtattattatttgaatggcaataacaaaaacgatgatgatgaaaatgatttgataAAGTTATTTAAAGTACAATTATACAAATATTCACAGCATTATTTCAAACTAAAAAGTTTCCCACTACAAGTAGACTGCTTTGCTCACTCCTATAACGAAGAACTTTGTATAATACACATTGATGAATTAGTCGATTGGTTGGCCACACAGGACCATATCTGGGGTATTCCATTAGGGAAATGTCAATGgaataaaatatacaaCTCTGATGAAGAGAGTAGTTCTAGCGAAAGCGAAAGTAATGGTGACAGTGAAGATGACAACGACACCAGCAGCGAATCATAG
- the ENV11 gene encoding Env11p (Protein proposed to be involved in vacuolar functions; mutant shows defect in CPY processing and fragmented vacuoles; deletion mutant has increased glycogen accumulation and displays elongated buds; green fluorescent protein (GFP)-fusion protein localizes to the nucleus; ENV11 has a paralog, VID22, that arose from the whole genome duplication): MNTALDDLHGDLVTLEDNEIINNSDHSSSHSTSHEEEDEEEDDTEDIELIEKDGNKILSSRIHPEDEIINDGLNIWIPVQMLKKNIAKFWSHFLAIEKKLTKVKCKHCGEILTRSDASLTKTFRSHLKTKHNISANKNFYSMNFTVGDSNLKNNTSSTEITRRHGYDSLTFNSDQSFKCFDIGKLQSSNYLSISQLVAIVIASENLPLNFFENVSFKSLLSKFHRIPPLTTNIIEESIIGLSKSIDELIRRSISRNDTQLPFTIHLSDSKESNQPLYLKYSREIRAQLSNLDLSHLISVNFTELAGKRSLFSLQLFDNTNKVSKGLPLSIFVRKTTDIDISVWQEQLNNLYSKYPGLQKSVISITLPQSHYTMVLENRNSHNFTFHSGSVREIKYHTCIVSELLHCFLQPLFNVPTESMLSSFSVAKENHSGGSLLDSLIDFSHIDLSSTILGKICCLIEEVNLNDSLKSDFLLYCQNYTQPNCNELTSILSCNCDRFSALKSILEKFANLVPFFKSINSHLENESLSESDFRLINTVEETLRTFEQSIEYFASSAPLKFTHTLVFIIKFELYLTEIIRSFKFTKSKKPFEKILARLLKVKDLYLLDDVNLIGAFLYPSIFQSKSLLNEIFGTTSVNKIVHNMTKIVLRYLKNFINITNFRSSNSGGESGRNSGNNLLSDYEAIFMKESRDVELLCNTKLTAPLTEDSLLVQIIRDDLLRYVNRIAHELPNAYHDYLNDNDISFDGSHFTKHELSEENDSNSGEWCLNPMEETFDIHIPISDSIWNNYISSKNKIEVIDILLQLLSVNSTSSIRSELSSLTANQDFSTKLSEETIKIKLLNSQFNLEKINFHSGSIFDAC; this comes from the coding sequence ATGAACACTGCATTGGATGATTTACATGGGGATTTGGTGACTTTAGAAGATAACGAAATCATCAATAATTCTGATCATTCATCTTCTCACTCTACTAGTCATGAGGAGGAAGACGAGGAAGAAGACGATACTGAGGATATAGAACTTATAGAAAAAGACGGCAATAAAATCCTATCAAGTAGAATTCATCCGGAAGACGAAATCATAAATGATGGGTTAAATATATGGATTCCGGTTCAAATGCTCAAGAAGAATATAGCAAAGTTCTGGTCCCATTTTCTagcaattgaaaagaaattaacgAAAGTTAAATGTAAACATTGTGGAGAGATACTAACAAGAAGCGATGCAAGTTTGACAAAAACCTTTAGATCTCACTTGAAAACAAAGCATAATATAAGTGCCAATAAAAACTTCTATTCCATGAATTTCACAGTAGGAGACTCCAATCTCAAAAACAATACTTCCAGCACAGAAATTACACGTAGACACGGCTATGATTCGTTAACCTTCAATTCCGACCAAAGTTTCAAATGCTTTGACATAGGAAAATTACAGAGCAGTAATTACCTTTCTATTTCCCAATTAGTAGCCATAGTCATAGCCTCAGAAAATTTACCGCTGAACTTCTTTGAGAATGTGTCCTTTAAATCtcttttatcaaaatttcatagGATCCCTCCTTTAACTACCAATATAATAGAGGAGTCAATTATAGGGTTGTCAAAATCAATTGATGAGTTGATCAGAAGGTCTATATCAAGGAATGATACACAATTACCCTTTACTATCCATTTATCCGATAGTAAGGAATCAAATCAACCTCTTTACTTGAAATATTCTAGGGAAATTCGGGCACAATTGTCTAACTTGGACTTATCCCATCTTATTTCTGTAAATTTTACAGAACTGGCTGGAAAAAgatcattattttctttgcaaCTGTTCGATAATACCAACAAAGTTTCGAAGGGTTTACCATTATCTATTTTTGTACGTAAAACAACGGATATAGATATTAGTGTCTGGCAGGAACAGCTCAACAATTTGTATTCGAAATACCCTGGCTTACAAAAATCGGTGATTTCTATAACTTTGCCTCAAAGCCATTATACAATGGTACTAGAGAATAGAAACAGTCATAATTTTACTTTCCATAGCGGGAGTGTGAGGGAGATAAAGTACCATACTTGCATAGTATCTGAATTACTTCATTGTTTTTTACAGCCGTTGTTTAATGTTCCTACTGAATCAATGCTGTCTTCCTTTTCTGTGgccaaagaaaatcatTCAGGAGGCTCTTTGTTAGACTCATTAATAGATTTTTCCCATATTGATTTATCATCTACTATTCTCGGCAAAATATGCTGTTTGATAGAAGAAGTTAACTTAAACGACTCCCTAAAATCGGATTTCCTATTATACTGCCAAAATTATACACAACCTAACTGCAATGAACTTACTTCAATCCTTTCCTGTAACTGCGATAGATTTTCAGCTTTGAAGAGTATCttagaaaaatttgcaaaCTTAGTTCCTTTCTTCAAGTCTATCAACTCTCATTTAGAAAATGAATCACTTAGTGAATCCGATTTTCGTCTAATAAACACGGTAGAAGAGACGTTAAGAACTTTCGAGCAATCAATTGAGTACTTTGCTTCTTCCGCTCCATTGAAATTTACCCATACCTTGGTTTTTATCATTAAGTTTGAGTTATATTTGACAGAGATTATACGAAGCTTCAAATTCACCAAATCTAAAAAGccctttgaaaaaatcctAGCAAGGCTTCTAAAAGTTAAAGACCTTTATTTACTTGATGATGTAAACTTGATTGGTGCTTTCCTGTATCCATCAATCTTCCAAAGTAAAAGCCTTCTAAATGAAATCTTTGGCACAACATCGGTAAATAAAATAGTTCATAACATGACCAAAATTGTTCTAAGGTATCTTAAAAACTTTATCAATATAACTAATTTTCGTTCCTCTAATAGTGGTGGGGAGAGCGGTCGGAATTCCGGTAATAATCTTCTTTCTGACTACGAGGCCATTTTTATGAAAGAATCACGGGACGTAGAGCTTTTATGTAACACCAAGTTAACCGCACCACTAACAGAAGATTCATTACTTGTCCAAATCATTCGGGATGATCTATTACGCTATGTCAACAGAATTGCGCATGAGCTGCCTAATGCATACCATGACTACTtaaatgataatgatattAGCTTCGATGGATCTCACTTTACAAAACATGAGTTATCTGAGGAAAACGACTCTAACTCGGGGGAATGGTGCCTAAATCCCATGGAAGAGACATTTGATATTCATATTCCTATCTCGGATTCAATTTGGAATAATTACATAAGCAGTAAAAACAAGATTGAAGTAATCGATATTTTACTTCAGTTGCTTTCAGTAAATTCGACATCTTCAATACGGTCAGAATTATCTTCTCTAACAGCTAATCAAGACTTCAGTACCAAGTTGAGTGAGGAAACAATTAAAATCAAACTTTTGAATTCACAGTTTAATCtcgaaaaaattaattttCACTCTGGATCAATTTTCGATGCTTGCTAG
- the UPF3 gene encoding Upf3p (Component of the nonsense-mediated mRNA decay (NMD) pathway; along with Nam7p and Nmd2p; involved in decay of mRNA containing nonsense codons; involved in telomere maintenance) — MSNVAGELKNSEGKKKGRGNRYHNKNRGKSKNETVDPKKNENKVNNATNATHNNSKGRRNNKKRNREYYNYKRKARLGKSTENEGFKLVIRLLPPNLTADEFFAILRDNNNDDGDKQDIQGKLKYSDWCFFEGHYSSKVFKNSTYSRCNFLFDNLSDLEKCANFIKTCKFIDNKDNITIPDMKLSPYVKKFTQTSKKDAALVGTIEEDEIFKTFMNSMKQLNENDEYSFQDFSVLKSLEKEFSKSIELENKIAERTERVLTELVGTGDKVKNKNKKKKNKNAKKKFKEEEASAKIPKKKRNRGKKKRENREKSTISKTKNSNVVIIEEAGKEVLKQRKKKMLLQEKLKISNSSQPQSSSAQTQPSFQPKENLFVPRVKILHRDDTKK; from the coding sequence ATGAGCAATGTGGCTGGGGAATTGAAGAATAGTGAggggaaaaagaaaggcaGGGGAAATAGGTATCATAACAAGAACAGAGGAAAAAGTAAGAATGAGACGGTAGATCCTAAAAAGAATGAGAATAAGGTTAATAATGCTACTAATGCTACCCACAACAATAGCAAAGGCAGAAGGaataacaagaaaaggaacAGAGAGTATTATAACTATAAAAGAAAGGCTAGATTGGGTAAATCAACCGAGAATGAAGGATTTAAGCTTGTTATTAGATTGCTACCTCCAAATTTGACTGCAgatgaattttttgccATCTTACGAGATAATAATAACGATGATGGTGATAAGCAAGATATCCAGGGTAAACTCAAGTACAGTGACTGGtgtttttttgaaggtCATTATTCTAGTAAAGTATTCAAAAACTCGACATATTCTCGGTGCAATTTCTTGTTCGACAACTTATCAGACTTGGAAAAATGCGCAAATTTCATTAAAACTTGTAAATTCATTGATAATAAGGATAATATTACAATTCCAGATATGAAACTGTCGCCCTACGTAAAGAAATTCACTCAAACATCAAAAAAGGATGCCGCGCTAGTAGgaacaattgaagaagacgaaatttttaaaacatTTATGAATTCAATGAAACAGCtgaatgaaaatgacgAGTACTCATTCCAAGATTTTAGCGTattgaaatctttagaaaaagaattctCAAAAAGCATAGAgttagaaaataaaatagcAGAAAGAACAGAAAGGGTGTTAACAGAGCTGGTTGGAACTGGTGATAAGGTCAAGaataagaacaaaaagaagaaaaataaaaacgccaaaaagaaattcaaagaagaggaagcaTCCGCTAAGataccaaagaaaaaacgGAACAGAGGCAAGAAGAAGCGTGAAAATCGTGAAAAAAGCACCATTTCTAAGACCAAGAACAGTAATGTGGTTATTATTGAGGAAGCGGGTAAAGAGGTTTTGaaacaaaggaagaagaaaatgcttTTGCAAGAGAAGttaaaaatatcaaactCCTCTCAGCCTCAGTCATCATCCGCTCAAACCCAGCCGTCGTTCCAACCTAAAGAAAACCTTTTCGTACCACGggtaaaaattttgcatCGTGATGATACCAAGAAGTAG
- the SMD1 gene encoding mRNA splicing protein SMD1 (Core Sm protein Sm D1; part of heteroheptameric complex (with Smb1p, Smd2p, Smd3p, Sme1p, Smx3p, and Smx2p) that is part of the spliceosomal U1, U2, U4, and U5 snRNPs; relocalizes to the cytosol in response to hypoxia; homolog of human Sm D1; protein abundance increases in response to DNA replication stress), whose protein sequence is MKLVNFLKKLRNEQVTIELKNGTTVWGTLQSVSPQMNAILTDVKLTLPQPRLNKLNSNGIAMASLYLTGGQQPTASDNIASLQYINIRGNTIRQIILPDSLNLDSLLVDQKQLNSLRRSGQIANDPSKKRRRDFGAPANKRPRRGL, encoded by the coding sequence ATGAAGTTGGTTaactttttaaaaaagcTGCGCAATGAGCAGGTTACCATAGAACTAAAAAACGGTACCACCGTTTGGGGTACACTGCAGTCGGTATCACCACAAATGAATGCTATCTTAACTGACGTGAAGTTGACCCTACCACAACCCCGACTAAATAAATTGAACAGTAATGGTATTGCGATGGCTAGTCTGTACTTGACTGGAGGACAGCAACCTACTGCAAGTGACAACATAGCAAGTTTGCAATACATAAACATTAGAGGCAATACCATAAGACAGATAATCTTACCTGATTCCTTGAACCTGGATTCACTTTTGGTTGACCAAAAGCAACTTAATTCCCTAAGAAGATCGGGTCAAATTGCAAATGACCCCAGCAAAAAGAGAAGGCGCGATTTTGGTGCACCAGCGAATAAAAGGCCAAGAAGAGGTCTATGA